The sequence below is a genomic window from Haemophilus pittmaniae.
TCGCTCAGGCGAATACGTTTCTCGTGTGAAATAATTTTTCATAGTAATCTGTAAAAAACGGTCAATATTTGATAAATATTGACCGTTTTTTATCATCTGCCTATAACTACTTAATTAAGCATAAAAAATGCGGTTATTTCTAACCGCACTTTGATTGATTATTTCACTTGTGAGCCTTCTAACTCTAAAGAAGGCTTTCTATCTGAATTCACACAAATAATTTGAGCGGCAGCATAAAGCGTCGTATTCGGTTTTAAGCTAATGGAATATTTTTCCTGTTTTTTCGGTGCTGCACGCAAACCTTCGCCCCAAAAGTCATCATAAAAATCTGTACGAACCTGAGTTAAGTGGAAATTCTTACAGTTTAGGATTTTATATTGGCGAACGGAACGCGCATAACGTCTTGTTTCTTTTGGATACACATATAAACCCTTATCCAAATTCACCACTGCATCAAAATGCACTTGATTTAAATCTTGGTTATCCACCCAGATAGAACTAGTATCAATATAGTAGTTTTTATCTTTTACTAACCGAACATAGCCTTCTCTATCTTTAGAGGGAGGGCTTAATGTCACCTCTTCTTGTGGAAGGGGGGATTGAACAGCAGAACAACCTGCTAAAAGGGCTACACCTAAAAATGTGAATACCAATTTTTTCATTTTTCTCTCCTTAAAGCTCATTCCCAAAGCCTGCTGTTGAACTACTCCACATTATCACAATCTAGTATTTTACGGTATGACCGTATCCTTCCAAGATAGTTTTAATATGCTCAAGTGATTCTTTTGTTGGTGGTAATACATCTTGCAACTCATAATCAAATCCTAGCGTTTTCCATTTATGGGCACCTAATCGATGATAAGGTAAAAGCTCCACTTTTTCGATGTTCTGCATTCCTTCAATAAACTGACCAAGTAAATGTACATCGTGATCATTATCTGTATATCCCGGTACCACAACATAACGAATCCAGGTACGTTGATTACGTTTTTGCAAATACTTAGCGAATTCTAATGTTCTCTTATTTGGCACACCAATAAGGTTCTGATGTACTTTATCATTAAGTTCTTTTAAATCCAGTAATACCAGATCAGTTACATCAAGCAATTCGTCAATAATATGATCATAATGACGAACAAAACCATTCGTATCTAAACAAGTATTAATTCCCTCAGCCTTACAAGCACGAAACCAATCACGCACAAATTCTGCTTGAAGAACGGCCTCACCACCTGATGCCGTTACACCTCCGCCCGTTGCGTTCATAAAATGGCGATAGCTCACCACTTCCTTCATTAATTCTTCAACGCTAATTTCACGACCGCCATCAAGGTCCCAAGTATCACGGTTATGGCAAT
It includes:
- a CDS encoding surface-adhesin E family protein; amino-acid sequence: MKKLVFTFLGVALLAGCSAVQSPLPQEEVTLSPPSKDREGYVRLVKDKNYYIDTSSIWVDNQDLNQVHFDAVVNLDKGLYVYPKETRRYARSVRQYKILNCKNFHLTQVRTDFYDDFWGEGLRAAPKKQEKYSISLKPNTTLYAAAQIICVNSDRKPSLELEGSQVK
- the pflA gene encoding pyruvate formate lyase 1-activating protein; protein product: MSVLGRIHSFESCGTVDGPGIRFILFMQGCLMRCKYCHNRDTWDLDGGREISVEELMKEVVSYRHFMNATGGGVTASGGEAVLQAEFVRDWFRACKAEGINTCLDTNGFVRHYDHIIDELLDVTDLVLLDLKELNDKVHQNLIGVPNKRTLEFAKYLQKRNQRTWIRYVVVPGYTDNDHDVHLLGQFIEGMQNIEKVELLPYHRLGAHKWKTLGFDYELQDVLPPTKESLEHIKTILEGYGHTVKY